GGCTCGGGCCGGTCGGCGGCCCAGTCCGGCCAGTCGGCCGCGGGCACGCAGGCAATGGTCCGCCCGGCATAGAGGATCATCGCGCCGGCCGCCTCCGCCGGGTGTTCTTCCGGCGTCCCAAGCTGTCCGTCCGCCGCCGCGACATGGCGCCGGAGCAGCGGCGTCGGCCGCCGGTCGAGCACGTCGAGGGTGGCGCCCGGACGCGGATTGATCTCCAGGAGCCACCAGCGTTCGCCCGCGACGAGGAGGTCGGCGCTGGCCAGGCCCGTGAGGCCGAAGGCGGGCACCAGGCGGCGCAGCGCCGCCTCGACCGCGGCTGCGAGGCCTGCCGGCAGGGAGCCGGGCTCGATCGCGCCGCCATAGCGCCAGGGCGCGCGCCGGCCCGGCGACACCCATTGCCGCGTCACCGCGACGAGCTGCGCGTCGTGCCCGTCGGCGAGGAAGGCGACGCCGAAGGCTTCCCCCGCCACGCGCTCCTGGAAATAGGCGTCCCGTCCCGGCCCGGCCGCCGCCTCCCGGATATGGCCGCCGCCGGAGCCGCCGCGTCGCTTGCGCAGCCAGGCCCCAGTGCCAGCCCCCGTGCCGGACAGCGGCGGCGCAAGGGCGACGGCGGGGTGCGGGATGCCGAGCCGGGCCAGGGTGGCGGCGAAGTCGAGCGGATCCTTCAGGCGCCGGACGCAAGCCGGCGAGGCGCCGATCAGCCGGAAGCGCCCGGCAATGGCCGCCATCAGCCGGGTCCGCCGCTCGAAGCCGCTGCCCAGCACGACGCCGCGCACCCGCACCGGGCTCGCCGCGGCGAGGCTCTCGAGCGCCGCCAGGACGCCGTCCTCACGGAAGCCGAGGCCCAGCCGGCCGTCGAGGCCGCGCCAGGCCGCGGCCAGCGCCCGCGTGTCGCTGTCGCCGAACAGGTCGGCCACCAGCGGCACGAAGCCGGCCCGCCGCGCCGCGGCCGCCAGGGCGCGGCCCGACTGGGCCGCGATCAGCAGGGCCTCGCCGTCAGCCGGCGATCTCGAGGGCAAGCTTGTAAGCATCGCGAAAATCGAACACCTGCGGCGTATCTGCCGTCAGCAACCGCCGGAACAGTCCGGATTCGGTCCGGTACTTGACATTGCCGACGGCCAGCGCGCCGACCGCCAGCGCCTTGCCGGCGCCGAAGGGCTTGCCGTCGGCCATGACGTCAACGCCCTCCAGCCCGGCCGGCGGCACGGCATTGACGTCGGCGGCGACCAGCAGGCCGCTCGCGGCGGCGAGCTGGGCCGCGTCGAGGATGGTGACGCCCGCCGGCCCGGCCGAGAGGACGACGGCGGCGGCCCGCGCCGCCTGCGCGCGCGCCTCGGCGCTGGAGCCGTCGGCGGCGCCGACCTCGACGCCGAAGCGCTGCTTCATCTGCGCCGCGATCGCCCCGACCCGCGCCGTGCCGTCATGGCCGGCCAGGGTGACCCGGGCTCCCTCGGTCGCGCACAGGACGGCGGCGCAGAAGGCGACGACGCCGGTGCCGCCGAAGATCGTCACCGCCTTGTCCTTCAGGGCGCCGTGGCCGGCCTGGCGCAGCACCTTGCCGACCACCGCGACCAGCGCCGCGCCCGTCGTGAAGGAGCCGGCCGGGTCGGCGAAGAGGTTCAGGCGGAACGGCGGCACGAAGGCGGCGCGGGCGACGTCGAGCATGTCGAGCGCCAGCTCCGCCCGCTTGCCGGCGATGAACACCGTGGTGCGCGTGCCGTCGCCGGGCGAGCGCGAGAAGATGGCGTCCTGCACCAGGCTGCGCACCTCCTCGAGCGTGACGCCGGTATAGGGCACGACCACGTCGAAGCCGGCGTCCACCGCCATGTTCACGTCGAACGGGCTCATGTGCTTGAGCGGCGACAGCATGTGCAGGATGGATCGGCTCATTGGGCGGAAGCTCCCAGTCGCGTGGCGGGGTAGGCGGCCTGTTCGACCTTCGGACGCGCCAGGATCCGCGCGCCGCGGTTGCGGCCGCGGGCGATGAGGAGGGTCAGCCCCGCCGCATGGGCGCGGATGCTGACGGCGCGCAGCATGCGCCGCGCCTCCGCCTCGGAACCGATGATGGCAAAGCCCGTCGGGCCCCAGGAGCTCTGGCCGACGCCGGCGACGCCGCGCGCCTGCAGCTCGGC
This portion of the Labrys wisconsinensis genome encodes:
- a CDS encoding ATP-grasp domain-containing protein — protein: MPSRSPADGEALLIAAQSGRALAAAARRAGFVPLVADLFGDSDTRALAAAWRGLDGRLGLGFREDGVLAALESLAAASPVRVRGVVLGSGFERRTRLMAAIAGRFRLIGASPACVRRLKDPLDFAATLARLGIPHPAVALAPPLSGTGAGTGAWLRKRRGGSGGGHIREAAAGPGRDAYFQERVAGEAFGVAFLADGHDAQLVAVTRQWVSPGRRAPWRYGGAIEPGSLPAGLAAAVEAALRRLVPAFGLTGLASADLLVAGERWWLLEINPRPGATLDVLDRRPTPLLRRHVAAADGQLGTPEEHPAEAAGAMILYAGRTIACVPAADWPDWAADRPEPASRIAAGAPICTVKARAADAATVRTLLEARGRAIQDLIEDGKHIGDGHAQAAEHQHARHAAR
- a CDS encoding NAD(P)-dependent methylenetetrahydromethanopterin dehydrogenase codes for the protein MSRSILHMLSPLKHMSPFDVNMAVDAGFDVVVPYTGVTLEEVRSLVQDAIFSRSPGDGTRTTVFIAGKRAELALDMLDVARAAFVPPFRLNLFADPAGSFTTGAALVAVVGKVLRQAGHGALKDKAVTIFGGTGVVAFCAAVLCATEGARVTLAGHDGTARVGAIAAQMKQRFGVEVGAADGSSAEARAQAARAAAVVLSAGPAGVTILDAAQLAAASGLLVAADVNAVPPAGLEGVDVMADGKPFGAGKALAVGALAVGNVKYRTESGLFRRLLTADTPQVFDFRDAYKLALEIAG